GTCCTCACACGGCCACTCCCGGGCGTGAACCGTTGAAAAAGGCTCGTTAGGCTGGACCTCATGTCCATGGTCCGAGCGTCCTATCGTCCACACGTCGTCGTCGTGGGAGGCGGGTTCGGCGGTCTGGCCCTGGTGCGCAAGCTCGCGCGAGCCGACGTCGACATCACCCTGATCGACCGGCACACCTACAACACGTTCCAGCCGCTGCTCTACCAGGTGGCCACGGCCAGCCTGAACCCCGGCGACATCACGTGGTTCCTGCGCGCCGTGCGCGCCAAGCAGGACAACATCCGCTTCCTCAAGGGCACCGTCGTCTCGATGGACCACGAGGCCAAGTCGGTGCTGCTCGACGGCAACATCACGGTCACGTACGACTACCTCGTGCTCGCGAACGGCGTCACCGCGAACTACTTCGGCATCCCCGGTGCCGAGGAGTTCGCGATGCCGCTCTACCGCCGCTCGCAGGCGCTCGCGCTGCGCGACCTGATCTTCGCCAACCTCGAGAATGCCGCGGTCAACGGCCAGGACCAGGACCTGCGCGTCGTCGTGGTCGGCGGTGGCGCCACGGGCGTGGAGACCGCGGGTGCGCTGGCGGAGATGCGCAACCTCGACATGCCGACCACGTACCCCGAGCTGGACTCCAAGCGCATCCACATCACGCTGGTGGAGATGGGCGAGCACGTGCTCGCGCCCTTCCATCCGAAGCTGCGGGACTACGCCAAGAAGGAGCTCATCAAGCGCGGCATCGACCTGCGCCTGAAGACCGCCGTGAAGGAGGTCCGCCGCGACGGCGTGCTCATCGAGAACGACGGCCACCAGGAGTTCCTCAGCGCCGGCATCGTCGTGTGGGCCTCCGGCGTCGCCGCCCACGGCGTGGTCAAGGACTGGGGCCTGCCGCAGGGCCGTGGTGGCCGCATCGAGGTCGACGAGCACCAGCAGGTCCGCGGGATGCCGGGCGTCTTCGCGATCGGCGACATCTCGGTCAACCCCGACTCGCCGCTGCCCCAGCTGGGCCAGCCCGCGATCCAGGGCGGCAAGCACGTCGCGAAGGTGATCAAGGCGCGTGTCTCGGGCAAGAGCCTGCCCAAGCCGTTCAAGTACTTCGACAAGGGCACGATGGCCACGATCGGTCGCGCCGCCGCGATCGCCGAGGTGCGTGGCCTGCCCCGGCTGAAGGGCTTCCCGGCCTGGTTCATCTGGGTCACCGTCCACGTCGCGCTGCTGCTGGGCAACCGCAACCGCTTCGCCACCATGACGAACCTGACGCTGAAGTACCTGCTGTGGCGCAGCCACAACGCGATCGTCGGCGAGACGCCCTACGTGATCGCCCACGAGCCGAAGATCGTCTCCGGCAGCGACATCGAGACGGTGACGCCGAAGAAGTCGGCGCGGTCGGCCCGCAAGTCGATCTCGAAGAAGGCCCAGGTGCGCAAGGCCGTCGCGCAGCAGACGATCGACGAGATCGACGAGCCGCGCGACTGATCAGGCCAGCGCGGCGGCCAGCTCGTCGCGCGCGGTCAGCAGCGACGGCCCGTACCAGGTGAGCGCCCGGCCGCTGCACAGCGCGGTGGGCGCCGCCCGGAACGCCTCGGGCCCGTCGGTGCTCGAGAACACGTAGGGCTCGTCCGGCAGCAGGACGAGGTCCAGGTCGGCGGAGTCCAGGTCGCCCACCTCCACGTGGGGATACCGGTCGGCGGCGTCGGCGAAGGCGTGCACCAGCCCGAGCCGCCGCAGCAGGTCGCCGGTGAACGTGTCGCGGCCGACGACCATCCACGGATCGCGCCAGATCGCCACGGCGACGCGGCGCCCGTCCGGTGCCGCCGGCTCGCTCCAGACCCGCTCGGCCTCGTCCAGCCATGCGGGGGCGCCCCAGCCGAGCGCCGTGTCGAACAGGCGGCGCAGGCTCGCGAACGCCTCGTCGAGCGTGGTGATGTCGGTGACCCAGACCCGCACGCCCGCCGCGCGCAGGCGGGCCACGTCGAGCTCGCGGTTCTCCTCCTTGTTCGCGATGACGAGGTCGGGGGAGAGGGCCTCGATCGCCGCGCGGTCCGGGTTCTTCGTGCCGCGCACGCGCGCGACCTCGAGTCCGGCCGGGTGGGTGCACCAGTCGGTGGCGCCGACGAGCGCGTCGGGGCGCGTGGCGGCGATCGCCTCGGTGAGGGAGGGAACGAGGCTGACCACGCGCCGGGCAGGCCCGAGCGGCGGGAGGTCGAAGCCGAGGTCATCGTGCATCGCGGCCCACCCTAGGGTGGAAACCATGACTGAGTGGAACGCCGCGGGCGAGTGGACGGACATCCGGTACGAGACGACGGCCGACGGGATCGCCAAGATCACGATCTGCCGCCCCGAGGTCCACAACGCGTTCCGCCCGCAGACGATTCGCGAGATCTCACGCGCCCTCACGATCGCCCGTGACGACGAGTCGGTCGGCGTCATCGTGCTGACCGGCGAGGGCGAGAAGGCCTTCTGCTCCGGTGGCGACCAGCGGGTGCGCGGCGACTCGGGCTACAAGTCCGACGAGGGCGCCACCGGGCGCTTCGACGTCACCGACCTGCACGTCCAGATGCGCCGCACCCCCAAGCCGATCGTCGCGATGGTGGCCGGCTGGGCCATCGGCGGCGGCCACGTGCTGCACCTCGTCTGCGACCTGACGATCGCGGCCGACAACGCCCGCTTCGGGCAGGTCGGACCGAAGGTCGGCTCGTTCGACGGTGGCTACGGCGCGAGCATCCTGTCCGATCTCGTGGGGCCGAAGAAGGCCAAGGAGATCTGGTTCCTGTGCCGCCAGTACGATGCGAACGAGGCCATGAGCATGGGCCTGGTCAACACCGTCGTGCCGCTGGCCGACCTCGAGGCCGAGACGCTGAAGTGGTGCCGCGAGATGCTGCAGCTGTCGCCGTGGGCACTGCGCCTTTCGAAGCTGAGCTTCCACGCGCACGAGGACGGCTACGCGGGGATCCAGCAGCTCGCCCACGACGCCAACCTGCTGTTCTACGGACAGGCCGAGGCGCAGGAGGGACGCGACGCCTACAAGGAGAAGCGCACCCCGGACTTCAGCCGTTTTCCGCGCCGTTCCTGACGGTTCCGAAATCGCGGGTGATGCCGGCACTCGCGCAGTGAATCGGCCTAACGCCTGACCCCAAGCGCAACTTACCCTTCCCCGATCGGGTGCGCAGCAAGCAAGATGGCGGGCAATCCCCATGCCGGTGGTGCCCCACCAGACGCTCTGCCGGACCCGTCCGAAGGGAAGTCCGTCCGTGCGCACCACCCGTCTGCTGGCCTCTGCCGCGAGCCTCGCGCTCCTGGCATCCGTGCTGGGCTCGAGCCCGGCCACCGCCGCGAATCCCACTGCTCCACCGTCCGCCACCGTCCGCTCGGCCCCCGAGCCCACGACCCCCGGGTCCCTCACCGCGAAGGCCGCGCGTGCGGCCGCCGCCGAGGACGAGCCGGAGGGCGCCCTGGCGATGCCGGACTCCTACCCGGTCCAGCCGAAGCTCAAGGTCTACCCGGACGCCAATCCCGACGCGGCCGACACGGGCAACCTGATCGGCTACGACGACATCGCCCCGCGGCTGCAGTCGTTGATGCGCGCGTCCGACCGGGTCTCGACGCAGATCGTCGGGGAGTCCACGCAGGGCCGCCAGCTCTACCTGGTCACGGTCACCGCGCCGGAGGACGAGGAGCAGACCGCCCAGCAGACCGCATGGCGCAAGAAGATCCGCACGAACCCCGGCGACGCGGCGACCGACACCGCGCTGAAGTCGGGCTACAAGACGCCCATCTGGATCAGCTCGAACATCCACGGCAACGAGTGGGAGGGCACCGACGCGTCGCTGGACTACATCGAGGAGCTGGCGACCGCCCCGTGGAACGACGTCAAGTCGCTGCTGCGCGGCCACCGCCTGTACTTCAGCGTGGTGCTGAACCCCGACGGCCGCACGATCGGCCAGCGGCCCACGGCGCTCAACCTCGACGCCAACCGCGACATGATCACGAACACGACGCCCGAGTCGACCTCCTTCGTCCGCACGGCGCACGCCGTGCAGGCGCTCTACGCGGCCGACTTCCACGGCTACACGGGCGTCCTGCAGATCGAGCCCTGCGGCCCGCCGCACGGTGACGACTACGAGTACGACCTGTTCATCCCGCACGCCTACGCCGCGTCGCTGAAGGTCGAGCGCGACGTCGTCGACGCCGAGATCCCCGGCAACACGTACTACAACGTGACGACCGGCCAGGTCGTGCCCGAGAACACCAGCGCCGACACCGACCACATCAGGATCCCCTACCGCGACACCCCGACCGGCTGGGACGACTTCCCGCCGATCTTCACGGCGCAGTACGCGGCCTTCACGGGTGCGGTGAGCAACACGGTCGAGCTGCCGAAGGGTCGCCCGAACAACGGCTCCCAGACGCCCGCGAGCGCCACCATCAACGTGGCCGTCGCGAAGCAGACGATGAAGAGCCTGGTCGACTACGTCTCCGACAACGACGACGCGATGCTCGCCGACCAGGTCGAGTTCTTCCGCCGCGCGAACATCGGGGCCGAGCGGGTCGCGCTCACGCAGGCCAACATCGACGCGGTCCCCGGACCCGCCGAGTGGAAGCCGCTGTGGAACGACTCCGACGACCAGACGGCCGTGCAGTACCCGCGCGCGTTCGTCATCCCGGTCGGCGAGGGCCAGCGCTCGGTCTCCGACGCGCGCTTCCTGGTGTCGCGCCTGCTGATGCACAACATCGCGGTCCGGCGTCTCGACGCCGCGACCACGCTGGACGGCACGTCGTATCCCGCGGGGTCGTATCTCGTCGACATGTCACAGCCGAACCGCAACCTGGCCCACGCCCTGCTGGCGCCCGGGTCGGACATCTCGAACAAGCCCGGCATCCTGAGCATGTACGACGTGTCGGCCTGGAGCTGGGGCCACCTCTGGGGCGTCGACGTCGCCGACTTCGGCACCACGGGCGTCGGCTCGCTGCCCGCGAGCACGAGGATCGTCACGGGCAACGCCGACGGCAAGGTCGCCTCGGGCGGCTCCTACCTCACGTTCGAGCTGGCCGGCGTCAACGACTTCCGCACGCTGAACGCGCTGCTGGAGGACGAGATCGCGGTGTCGGTGCTCGCCGACGGCTCGGCGATCGTGGAGTCCGATGAGGCCCGCGACGCGCTCGAGGACGCCGCCGAGGAGTTCGACGTCGACGTCGACAAGGCGACGGCGGCCGAGATCGCGCAGCTGTCCGACGAGTCCACGCGAGGGCTGCAGGACCTGAAGGTCGGCTACAGCGGCAACCACGAGGACCTGCTCTCGCTGACGCAGCTGGGCTTCGACGACCTCCAGGCCGTCACGGCCGCCACGATCACCGCCAATCCGGCGATCCTGGACGACGTCGACGTGCTGTGGCTCGGCTCGGCGCTGACCTTCAACGACGCCCAGGCCGCGGGTCGCGCCGCGGTGCAGGCGTTCGTCGACGCGGGCGGCAGCATGGTCGGCCGCGCGGCGGGTGCCTTCAACACGGCGAGGACGTTCGGCCTCATCGGCGGCGGCACCGCCGTGGTCGGCAACGGCTCCGGCAACGGCATCGTCAGGACCGACACCGCGGAGGGGGGCGTGCTGAAGCCGTACGAGCAGCAGTTCGCCTTCGTCTACCCGGCCACGTGGTTCACGGGGCTGCCGGAGTCGGTCGCGGTCGAGCAGCGGTACGCCACGGGCAACCCGCTGGTGTCGGGTCACTGGCGTGACACGAACGGCGCGAACGGTCCGCTGAACGCCGCGGGTCAGCCGGCCGCCGTCTCGGCGTCGCAGCCGTCCGGCGCCAAGGCGTTCGTGTTCGGCACGTCGCCCGTCTACCGCACGCACACCAAGGGTGGTCAGAGCCAGGCGGCGCGTGCGCTGTTCTGGGCGGCGCCCGAGGGCGAGGGCGTCCCGGCCCCCGCTCCGGTGGTGGCCACGACGACGACGCTGAAGGTCCCGGCGACGGCGACCTACGGCCGCTCGATCACGGCCACGGTCAAGGTGACCGCGGCGGGTGCGCAGAAGCCGGCCGGCACGGTGCAGGTGCGTGAGGGCTCGAAGGTGCTCGCCTCGCGGGCGCTCCCCGCGAGCGGCACGGCGACCCTGAGCGTGTCGGGCCTCAAGCCCGGCTCGCGTCGCCTGACGGCGCACTTCGTCCCGTCGGGTGCGGGCTTCGCCCCCTCGGCCTCGGCTCCGGCCACGGTGAAGGTCGCCAAGGCGGCCTCGCGCACCGGGCTGAGGGCCAAGGCGCTCGGCAAGGGCCGCGTCCAGGTCACCGTCACGGTGAAGTCGTCGGCGGGCACGCCCTCCGGCTCCGTGCGGGTCAAGGTCGGCTCCTCGACCAAGGTGGTCAAGCTGAGGAACGGCAAGGCCACGGTCACGCTGAAGTCGGCCAAGGGCAAGCGCAGCGTCTGGGCCCGCTACGGCGGCTCGTCGCTGTTCTCGCCCAGCGCGAACGCGACCACGGTCCGCGTGCGCTGAGCTGCTGACGGATTCCCCGGTTACGTGGGCAGGACTTCCCACGTAACCGGGGAGTCGTCACGCCCGCACGTGGTGACGCCCCAGCGGCAGGATCATGGGGCGGCCGCTGGTGGGGTCCTCGACCACGCGGGCGTCGAGGCCGAAGACGATCTTGACCGTCTCCTGCGTGAGCACCTGCTCGGCCGAGCCCTGGGCGTGGATGAGCCCGCGGTCGACGGCGACGAGGTGGTCGGCGTAGCGCGCGGCGAGGTTCAGGTCGTGCAGCACCATCGCGATCGTCGTGCCGCGCGTGCGGTTGAGGTCGGTGAGCAGGTCCAGGACCTCCACCTGGTGGCACACGTCGAGGAAGGTGGTCGGCTCGTCGAGCAGGAGCACCTCGGTCTGCTGGGCGAGCGCCAGGGCGATCCAGACCCGCTGGCGCTGGCCGCCCGAGAGCTCGTCCACGACGCGGTCGGCGAGCTCGAGCACGCCGGTGTCCTCGAGTGCGGAGGCCACGATCGCGTCCTCGTCGGCGGTCCACCGCGCGAAGGAGCGGCGATGGGGGTGGCGGCCCTGCGCCACCAGCTCGGCCACCGTGATGCCCTCGGGCGCGATCGGCGACTGGGGCAGCAGGCCGAGGCGTCGTGCGACCTGCTTCGTGGGCATCGAGTGGATGTCGCTGCCGTCGAGCAGCACCCGGCCGGACTGCGCCGGCAGCAGGCGCGCGAGACCGCGCAGCAGGGTGGACTTGCCGCACGCGTTCGCGCCGACGATCGTCGTGATCTTCCCCGCCGGCAGCGACAGGGTGAGGTCCGTGACGATGGGCCGGTCGCCGTACGCCAAGGTCAGTGACTCGGTGGTCAGGGTGGTGGTCACAGGGAGCCTCCCGTGCGCTGGGTGCGGATGAGCAGGTAGATCAGGAACGGTGCGCCGAGCGCGCCGGTGATGACGCCGACGGGGTAGCGCGTGTCGAAGGCGTACTGGCCGATGAGGTCGGCCGCCAGCACGAGCGTGGAGCCGACGAGCGCCGAGGGCAGCATCAGCGAGCCGCGGTGGCCGACCAGCCGCGTGGCGATCGGTCCGGCCATGAACGCGACGAACAGGATGGGCCCGGTGGCAGCGGTGGCGAACGAGGCCAGCGCCACCGCGACGAGCACGAGCATCCGCCGGGTCGTCTCCACCGGGACGCCGAGCCCCGCGGCCAGGTCCTCGCCGAGCCGCAGGAGCGCCAGGCGAGGGCCGAGCAGCAGCAGGACCGGCGCGAGGAAGACGAAGGGGACCGCCACGATCGCCACGGTCTCCCACGTCGCGAGGTTGAGGCTGCCGTTCAGCCACCGCATCGCCCGCTGCAGGTCGAGCTCGTTGGCATAGACCAGCAGGTACGACGTGACGCTGTGCAGCATCGCGGCGATGCCGATGCCCACGAGGATGAGTCGCGTGCCGACGGCCTTGCCGGAGGCGGCGAGGCCGTAGATGAGCGCGGCGGTGGCGACACCGGCCACGACCGCGCCGAGCGAGACGGCCAGGCCGCTCGCGCCCAGGACCACGATCCCGAAGAGGGCGGCGGCGTTGGCGCCGTTGGTGATGCCGATGATGTCCGGGCTCGCCAGCGGGTTGCGCAGCATCGTCTGGAAGGTGATGCCCGCCAGGCCGAAGGCCGCGCCCGCGAGGACCGCGAGGACGGCGCGGGGCAGACGCAGCTCGCCGACGATGAACGAGGCGCCCGGCACCTGCTCGCCGAGGATGACGCGCCACACGTCGGGGAGGGAGTAGACGGGGTCGCCGGCGCTCAGGGACACCACGAACAGCACGACGAGGGTGATCGCCAGGCCGACGACGGTCCACGTGGCGCGGCGCGCGCCGCGGGTGCGGGCGGCGTGGACGATCTCGGGGCCGGTGAGAACGGTCATGTGGCGCCCCCCGTGCGACGCAGGACGACCCAGAGGAAGACGGGTCCGCCGATGAGGGCGGTGATCACGCCGACGTCGATCTCGCCGGGCCGGCCGAGCACGCGACCGACGACGTCGGCCAGGGTCAGCAGGGTGGCGCCGACGGTGGCGCACACCGGCAGCAGCCACCGGTGGTCGGACCCGACCACGAGCCGGCACAGGTGCGGCACGACGAGGCCCACGAACCCGATGGGTCCGGCCAGCGCGGTGGCGGCGCCGCACAGGATGATCGCCCCGGCGGCGGCCAGCAGGCGGGTGCGGACCACGGCGACGCCGAGACCGGCGGCCGCCTCGTCGCCCAGCGCGAGGATGTTCAGGGAGCGGGCGCTGGCGAAGCAGATCGCCGCGCCGACCACGAGGATCGGCAGCACCATCAGAGTGTCGGAGTTCTCGGCGCGCCCCACGCTGCCCACCTGCCAGAACCGGAACACCCGCATGACGTCGATCCGCGGCAGCAGGATCGCGCTCGACAGCGAGGTGAAGGCGGCGGTGGTGATCGCTCCGGCCAGCGCCAGCTTGAGTGGGGTGGGTCCACCGGCACCCAGGGAGCCCACGAGGTAGACGAAGACCGCGGCCAGCGCGGCGCCGGTGAGGGCGAAGAAGATGTACTCGGGCATCGAGGCGGCGGCGAAGAACGCGATGCCGATCACGACAAGCAGCGAGGCGCCCGAGTTGATGCCGAGGATGAACGGGTCGGCGAGTGGGTTGCGGGTGACGGCCTGCAGCACGGCACCGGCGATGCCGAGGGCCGCGCCCACCAGCACGGCCAGGATCGTGCGCGGCACGCGTGAGCGGATCGCCGCCGAGGTGACGTCGTCACCGCCGCCGGTGAGCGCCTGCACGACGTCGGACAGGCTCACCACGCGAGCGCCGAAGGCGACCGAGAGGAACACCGCGGCGACGAGCGCCACGATGCTGACGAGGAACCACCACGGGGGCTGCCGCGTCAGCGCGGCAGCCCCCACGGTCGGATCGGTCGTCGTGGTCACTTCACCTTCGCGGCTGCGTCCGCGAGCAGGGCGACGTAGTCGTCGATCATCCAGGGGATGGACAGCGCCGAGGGCGACACGGCCGCGGCCATCGGCGTGTTGTCCTCCAGCAGGGCGGCGGAGCCGTTCTTGAACGCGGTGACCTGGCCCAGCAGCGGGTCGGCCTGGACCTTCTTCAGGGCCGCCTCGTCGCCGTAGCCCACGAACACGTCGGCGCCGTTGAGCTCGTCGGCCTTCTCGGAGCTGATCTCCAGGAAGAACTGGTCGCTGCCCTCCGAGGCCTTCGTGACGAAGTCGGGCGTCTCGAAGCCGAGGTCGTTGAGGAACGTCGCACGGGTGTCGGACGCGGTGTAGTAGCCGACCTTGCTCAGGTCGCTCGGGTCGATCCAGCTCATCACGGCGGTCTTGCCCTTGATGTCCGGCTCCTTCTCGGTGGCGTCGGTGATCTGCTGCTCGAGGTCGGAGATCAGCTGGGTGGCCTCGTCGGACTTGCCGAGGGCCTGGCCGGTGAGCTTGATGGCGTCGCGCCACGAGGTGCCCCACGCCTGGCCGGGGTACGCGACGACCGGCGCGATCTTGCTGAGCGTCTCGTACTCCTCCTTCGTGAGGCCGGAGTTGGGCGCGAGGATCAGGTCGGGTGTCGTCTTGGCGACCGCGGTGGCGTCGATGCCGTCGGTCTCGTCGAACAGCACGGGGGCCTCGCCGCCGAGCTCGTCGAGCTTGTCCTTGACCCACGGGTGCAGGCCGTCGGTGTCGTCGTCGCCGTAGGTGACCTTGGGCATGCCGACGGGCACGACGCCCAGGGCGAGGGCGGTGTCCTGGTTCGACCACGCGACGGTGGCGACGCGCTTCGGCTCGCTCTTGATCTCGGTCGTGCCGAGCGCGTGCTCGATCGTGACCGGGAAGTTCTCGCCCGAGGCCCCCGAGGACTCGTTCGTGTCGTCGGAGGAAGAGCCGCAGGCGGCAAGGCTCAGCGCGAGGGTCGCGGCGGCCAGCAGGGGTGCGAGGCGCAAGGGAGTACCTTTCATCACGGGTAGGTAAGCCAAGCCTAAGCCTTGGTTCCATGACGACACCACCGGGATCGGTCCATGGACGTGCGCGGCGGTGCGGATGGCTACGGTGGAGCCATGCCAGGACTGGACTTCGACCCGCTCGAGCGCGCCGGCGAGCTCTGGGAGGAGCGCATCGGCGACGCCACCTCGATGCGGCTGGCGACCTCGATCATGCGGGTCCACCAGATCGTGCTCGCCCGCCTCGACGGCGCCCTGAAGCCGTTCGGGATCACCTTCGCGCGCTACGAGGTGCTGCGGCTGCTGTCGTTCAGCTCCTCTGGCTCGTTGCCGCTGTCGAAGATCGGGGAGCGGCTCATGGTGCACCCGACCTCGGTCACCAACGTCATCGACCGGCTCGTCGCCGACGGGCTCGTCGACCGCAACATCGACCCGCGCGACCGGCGCCGCGCGCTCGCGTCACTGACGCCGGCCGGCACCAAGGTGCTCGACGCCGCCACGGAGGCGCTGACGGCGCTCGACTTCGGCGTGGGCGGCGTGAGTGCCCAGGACCAGCGCACGATCCACGAGCTGCTCACCCCGCTGCGCCGCGACGACTGGAGCTGAGCGCTGCGGAGACGAACGATGATGCCTCTCGCCCCGCTGGGGTACCCCAATGCCTCATCGTTCGTCCCGCCAACGCGAAGCGCCGGCCCACCCGAAGGTGGACCGGCGCTCGGTGCGAATCAGATCAGATGCGGATCGCGCCCGTGGCGCCGCCCTGCACCGACGTGGTCGTCTTGATGTAGAGGCGGTACTTGCGCTTGCTCTTGTGCTTGATCTTGAACGTCCGGCTGCCGTACTTGTTCAGCTTGACGGTCTTGAGGGTCTTCCACTTCTTGCCCTTCTTGACCTGGACCGTGGCCTTGGGCAGCGCCGTGTAGCGCGCACCGTTGAAGGCGCGGATCTTCTGGACCTTGAAGGTCACCTTCGAGCCCTTGCGGACGATGCGGATGCCGCCCGAGGGGTTCAGGCCCTTGCGGACGCGGAACGTGAGCGAGTTCGGCGCGACGTGCGTGGCCGTGCCGTCGTAGCGACGGAAGGTGATGTTGTCGACGCGGTACACGCCGGCGCCCCACGCGCTGGGGATGCGGACCGAGGTGCCGTCGAACAGGTCGACGTTGGCGGTGCGGCCGCTCTTCGAGAGGCGCGCGGTCGGGATGCTGCTCCAGCCGTCGGGCACGTTGTAGTTGATCGCGGCCGGCACGTAGGTGTTGCCGGTGTAGTACAGCGTGCCCCGGCCCGCGGACAGGCGGGTCACGGACGGCGCGGCTGCCGGGTTGCGGGTGATGGCGCTGGGCGTCGCGACCGTCGGCGCGGTGGCGCTCTTCTGCAGCGTGGCGGAGCCGGACTCGGCAGCCTGGGCGGACACGGGCGTGGCCAGGGACAGCGCCATGGCGGCCGCGGCGGCGACCGCGACCTGGGTGATGCGTCGGTTCATTTTTCTCCCCGAGACGAAATGTGTGTGGATGAGCAGCGTCAGTCTGCCATGTCCCGGGCGAATGGTTCGGAAGAACCATCAAGTGGACGGCCTCCGTTCACCCGGCGACCCACCGTCCTCGGTCAGCCGAGCATCGCGGCGCCGAGGCTCTCCTCCGGCACGCCCAGGCCCTCGACGAGCGCGAGCGTGTGGGGTCGCAGCCTCTCCAGCAGGGCGTTGACCTCGGTGGTGACCGCCTTGGCGCGGGTGTCGCTGATCCGGTTGTGCTCCATGAACCAGGCCTTGTCGCGCTCGATCACGGTGAGGGCGTACAGCGAGCAGACGTCGCGCAGGACGTCGGCCGCGGCCTCGTCGTCGCACCGGGCGATGCCGGCGGTGAACGCCTCCAGCACGACGCGATCGATGTGCACCTGGCCGATCTTGACCACGTGGTCCTGGGCGGCGTTGAACGCGGCGAAGGCGGCGCCCTTGTCGTTCCCGGCGCGGCGCAGGCGGCGGGCGGCCGTCTCGATGACGTGCTGCTCGCGGTCCTCGAAGAGGTCCAGCTGCGTGCCGCGGTCGAGCAGGTTGTGGTCGTCGTCGCGCGAGCGGGCGTCGATGAGCCGCTGGATCAGCTGGGCGGCGGCGGTGCGCTCCTTGACGGTCTCGGCCACCGTGCTGGCGGCGAACTTCACCATGCCGACCGGGTCGAGGCCCGTGACCTCCTTGGCGTACGACGTCAGCAGCTCCTTGGCGACCAGCTGCAGCAGCACGACGTTGTCACCCTCGAACGTGGTGAACACGTCGCTGTCGGCCTTGAGCGTCGTGAGCCGGTTCTCGGCGAGATATCCGGCGCCGCCGCAGGCCTCGCGGCACTCCTGGATCGCGCGGGTCGCGAACGAGGTGAGTGCGGCCTTGAGTCCGGCGGCCCGGCCCTCGAGCTCGCGCTGCGCGTGGGCGTCGGGGTCGGCCTCGGTCTGCAGGCGGTGCATGCGCGCGACGAGCTGGTTGTGGGCGAAGCGGAACGCGTACGCCTCCGCCAGCAGGGGGAGCAGGCGACGCTGGTGCATCCGGTAGTCCATCAGCACGGTCTCCTCACCCGGCACGCCCTCGAACTGGCGACGCTGGAGCGC
This genomic interval from Aeromicrobium choanae contains the following:
- a CDS encoding helical backbone metal receptor; amino-acid sequence: MHDDLGFDLPPLGPARRVVSLVPSLTEAIAATRPDALVGATDWCTHPAGLEVARVRGTKNPDRAAIEALSPDLVIANKEENRELDVARLRAAGVRVWVTDITTLDEAFASLRRLFDTALGWGAPAWLDEAERVWSEPAAPDGRRVAVAIWRDPWMVVGRDTFTGDLLRRLGLVHAFADAADRYPHVEVGDLDSADLDLVLLPDEPYVFSSTDGPEAFRAAPTALCSGRALTWYGPSLLTARDELAAALA
- the menB gene encoding 1,4-dihydroxy-2-naphthoyl-CoA synthase; this translates as MTEWNAAGEWTDIRYETTADGIAKITICRPEVHNAFRPQTIREISRALTIARDDESVGVIVLTGEGEKAFCSGGDQRVRGDSGYKSDEGATGRFDVTDLHVQMRRTPKPIVAMVAGWAIGGGHVLHLVCDLTIAADNARFGQVGPKVGSFDGGYGASILSDLVGPKKAKEIWFLCRQYDANEAMSMGLVNTVVPLADLEAETLKWCREMLQLSPWALRLSKLSFHAHEDGYAGIQQLAHDANLLFYGQAEAQEGRDAYKEKRTPDFSRFPRRS
- a CDS encoding ABC transporter ATP-binding protein is translated as MTTTLTTESLTLAYGDRPIVTDLTLSLPAGKITTIVGANACGKSTLLRGLARLLPAQSGRVLLDGSDIHSMPTKQVARRLGLLPQSPIAPEGITVAELVAQGRHPHRRSFARWTADEDAIVASALEDTGVLELADRVVDELSGGQRQRVWIALALAQQTEVLLLDEPTTFLDVCHQVEVLDLLTDLNRTRGTTIAMVLHDLNLAARYADHLVAVDRGLIHAQGSAEQVLTQETVKIVFGLDARVVEDPTSGRPMILPLGRHHVRA
- a CDS encoding M14 family metallopeptidase produces the protein MRTTRLLASAASLALLASVLGSSPATAANPTAPPSATVRSAPEPTTPGSLTAKAARAAAAEDEPEGALAMPDSYPVQPKLKVYPDANPDAADTGNLIGYDDIAPRLQSLMRASDRVSTQIVGESTQGRQLYLVTVTAPEDEEQTAQQTAWRKKIRTNPGDAATDTALKSGYKTPIWISSNIHGNEWEGTDASLDYIEELATAPWNDVKSLLRGHRLYFSVVLNPDGRTIGQRPTALNLDANRDMITNTTPESTSFVRTAHAVQALYAADFHGYTGVLQIEPCGPPHGDDYEYDLFIPHAYAASLKVERDVVDAEIPGNTYYNVTTGQVVPENTSADTDHIRIPYRDTPTGWDDFPPIFTAQYAAFTGAVSNTVELPKGRPNNGSQTPASATINVAVAKQTMKSLVDYVSDNDDAMLADQVEFFRRANIGAERVALTQANIDAVPGPAEWKPLWNDSDDQTAVQYPRAFVIPVGEGQRSVSDARFLVSRLLMHNIAVRRLDAATTLDGTSYPAGSYLVDMSQPNRNLAHALLAPGSDISNKPGILSMYDVSAWSWGHLWGVDVADFGTTGVGSLPASTRIVTGNADGKVASGGSYLTFELAGVNDFRTLNALLEDEIAVSVLADGSAIVESDEARDALEDAAEEFDVDVDKATAAEIAQLSDESTRGLQDLKVGYSGNHEDLLSLTQLGFDDLQAVTAATITANPAILDDVDVLWLGSALTFNDAQAAGRAAVQAFVDAGGSMVGRAAGAFNTARTFGLIGGGTAVVGNGSGNGIVRTDTAEGGVLKPYEQQFAFVYPATWFTGLPESVAVEQRYATGNPLVSGHWRDTNGANGPLNAAGQPAAVSASQPSGAKAFVFGTSPVYRTHTKGGQSQAARALFWAAPEGEGVPAPAPVVATTTTLKVPATATYGRSITATVKVTAAGAQKPAGTVQVREGSKVLASRALPASGTATLSVSGLKPGSRRLTAHFVPSGAGFAPSASAPATVKVAKAASRTGLRAKALGKGRVQVTVTVKSSAGTPSGSVRVKVGSSTKVVKLRNGKATVTLKSAKGKRSVWARYGGSSLFSPSANATTVRVR
- a CDS encoding NAD(P)/FAD-dependent oxidoreductase, yielding MSMVRASYRPHVVVVGGGFGGLALVRKLARADVDITLIDRHTYNTFQPLLYQVATASLNPGDITWFLRAVRAKQDNIRFLKGTVVSMDHEAKSVLLDGNITVTYDYLVLANGVTANYFGIPGAEEFAMPLYRRSQALALRDLIFANLENAAVNGQDQDLRVVVVGGGATGVETAGALAEMRNLDMPTTYPELDSKRIHITLVEMGEHVLAPFHPKLRDYAKKELIKRGIDLRLKTAVKEVRRDGVLIENDGHQEFLSAGIVVWASGVAAHGVVKDWGLPQGRGGRIEVDEHQQVRGMPGVFAIGDISVNPDSPLPQLGQPAIQGGKHVAKVIKARVSGKSLPKPFKYFDKGTMATIGRAAAIAEVRGLPRLKGFPAWFIWVTVHVALLLGNRNRFATMTNLTLKYLLWRSHNAIVGETPYVIAHEPKIVSGSDIETVTPKKSARSARKSISKKAQVRKAVAQQTIDEIDEPRD
- a CDS encoding FecCD family ABC transporter permease, which gives rise to MTVLTGPEIVHAARTRGARRATWTVVGLAITLVVLFVVSLSAGDPVYSLPDVWRVILGEQVPGASFIVGELRLPRAVLAVLAGAAFGLAGITFQTMLRNPLASPDIIGITNGANAAALFGIVVLGASGLAVSLGAVVAGVATAALIYGLAASGKAVGTRLILVGIGIAAMLHSVTSYLLVYANELDLQRAMRWLNGSLNLATWETVAIVAVPFVFLAPVLLLLGPRLALLRLGEDLAAGLGVPVETTRRMLVLVAVALASFATAATGPILFVAFMAGPIATRLVGHRGSLMLPSALVGSTLVLAADLIGQYAFDTRYPVGVITGALGAPFLIYLLIRTQRTGGSL